Proteins co-encoded in one Ignavibacteria bacterium genomic window:
- a CDS encoding radical SAM protein yields the protein MKIQSLSIVVPTNKCVNNCPYCVSKTHDNDYKDEFQCGKNPRFERDYIERLSFAKDNGVNIIILTGTGEALQNKKFLNKFATWNTSLKSPFYIIELQTTGVMLDDETLEFLRDQVRVKTISLSVSDLFDNENNLNIIGVTEKLRFNLDELCKKIKEYDFNLRISLNVLNNIEKLLFIDNDTDFKYDFNKLFLRLKELGVDQVTFRKLWKSNNNNNIDKWIEENSSDTNSFFTFLKAYIREKGKLLGRLTFGALQYEMCGENGISTVIDEDCMADEVKDTFKYLILRENGKLYTKWDSKASLIF from the coding sequence ATGAAAATTCAAAGTCTATCCATAGTAGTTCCCACGAATAAGTGTGTAAACAACTGTCCTTACTGTGTTTCAAAAACACATGACAATGACTACAAAGATGAATTTCAATGTGGTAAAAATCCCAGATTTGAAAGAGATTACATTGAAAGATTATCATTCGCTAAGGATAATGGTGTAAACATAATTATACTTACTGGTACTGGTGAAGCATTACAGAACAAGAAATTTTTAAATAAATTTGCAACTTGGAATACCTCACTCAAATCACCGTTTTATATTATTGAACTCCAGACTACTGGTGTGATGTTAGATGATGAAACACTTGAATTTCTCAGAGATCAGGTAAGAGTTAAAACTATTTCTTTATCTGTATCTGATTTATTTGATAATGAAAACAACTTGAATATTATTGGAGTTACTGAAAAACTTCGTTTTAATCTTGATGAACTTTGTAAGAAGATTAAAGAATATGATTTTAACCTTAGAATTTCTTTGAATGTACTTAATAATATTGAGAAATTACTGTTTATTGATAATGATACTGATTTTAAATATGATTTCAATAAACTGTTTTTAAGATTAAAAGAACTTGGTGTTGACCAAGTTACATTTAGAAAATTGTGGAAATCAAATAATAACAATAATATTGATAAGTGGATTGAAGAAAACTCTTCGGATACGAACTCATTCTTTACATTTCTGAAAGCATATATCAGAGAAAAAGGAAAATTACTAGGTAGACTAACTTTTGGCGCATTACAATATGAAATGTGTGGTGAGAATGGTATATCAACAGTTATTGATGAAGATTGTATGGCAGATGAAGTAAAAGATACTTTCAAGTATTTAATTTTGAGAGAAAATGGAAAACTTTATACTAAATGGGATTCAAAAGCATCATTAATATTCTAA